The sequence CGGGAGTAGGAGATCCGGCCTCGTCGGGGCCGCACTCACCGTGGAAGGTCAGCTCGTCAGCCGATGCCATGGTCGTTCAGGGGCGTCTCCGCATCCCTCGCTGAGGACAGAGACCGGTCAGGCACGCTCCCCCCACGCCCCCACGCCGGTCCCTCGGCCCCCAGCCCTACCTGGCGGCCAGCTGCACCCACGGAAGCTTGAACTCGTCGCCCCGTCGCCACAGGTGCGCTCCGCCCTCCTCACCGGAGGCCACCTGGGCCGGCGTGGCTGGGGCTCTCTGCGACTGCGCAGCTGGCCTACCCGTCAGAATCTACCCGACTCGGACCGGACAGCAACATCCGGCGCCGGTCCTCTTTCTATCCTTTCCCGCTGGGAAGCCACTTCCGGTAAAGTTGGCGCTTGCGCAGAAGCGCCTCCCGGGCTTTTAACTTCGGGTATCAAGAGTTTCTTTTCGGAGCAAGGACCCCCAAGACGGAAAAGGATGGCCGCCGCGGCTCTGAGGAGATTTTGGTCCCGGCGCCGCGCAGAGGCGGGCGACGCTGCAGCGGCGAAGCCGGGAGTGTGGGCGCGGCTGGGTGAGTAGCGGCGGAAGGCGGCAGGGTGAGTGGCCGCCGCTGCCAGATCACTCTTACCGCGCTCCTCTCCCCTCAGGGTCCTGGGCCCGCGCGCTGCTCCGGGACTACGCCGAGGCCTGCAGGGACGCGGCGGCGGAGGCTAGTGCCCGGCCGGGGCGCGCGGCCGTGTATGTGGGGCTGCTGGGCGGCGCGGCGGCCTGCTTCACGCTGGCGCCTAGCGAGAGTGCTTTCGAGGAGGCGCTGCTGGAGGCGTCGGGGACCCTCCTGCTGCTGGCGCCGGCCACCCGCAACCGCGAGTCCGAAGCCTTCGTGCAGCGGCTGCTCTGGCTGCGGGGCCGTGGCCGCCTGCGCCACGTCAACCTAGGGCTCTGCTCCCTGGTGTACGAGGCGCCCTTCGACGCCCAGGCCAGCCTCTACCAGGCGCGCTGCCGCTACCTGCAGCCCCGCTGGACCGACTTCCCCGGCCGGGTCCTGGACGTGGGCTTCGTGGGTCGCTGGTGGGTGCTGGGGGCCCGGATGCGCGACTGCGACATCAACGACGACGAATTCCTGCACCTGCCGGCGCATTTGCGGGTGGTCGGGCCCCAGCAGCTGCATTCCGAGAC comes from Macaca fascicularis isolate 582-1 chromosome 19, T2T-MFA8v1.1 and encodes:
- the TIMM29 gene encoding mitochondrial import inner membrane translocase subunit Tim29 → MAAAALRRFWSRRRAEAGDAAAAKPGVWARLGSWARALLRDYAEACRDAAAEASARPGRAAVYVGLLGGAAACFTLAPSESAFEEALLEASGTLLLLAPATRNRESEAFVQRLLWLRGRGRLRHVNLGLCSLVYEAPFDAQASLYQARCRYLQPRWTDFPGRVLDVGFVGRWWVLGARMRDCDINDDEFLHLPAHLRVVGPQQLHSETNERLFDEKYKPVVLTDDQVDQALWEEQVLQKEKKDRLALSQAHSLVQAEAPR